The following is a genomic window from Nitrosomonas communis.
GCCGAAAGCTGCATCCAACTCGGCTGGGGTATTGTAGTTCAGTGCTTGGATAAAGTGAAGCGCTGGCAACAGTGCAAGCATCTCGCTGGTTAACTTTGGCACCATCTCAACTGCGGCCTCTATGCAGTTATCAATATAATCTGAGCTCTCTTTTTCGATCCTTGCCTCTAATAGCTCGGCTAGTAGATCAATGTCTATTTTGTGACCTTTTTTTGCAGCGCTTTGGACTGCTGTGTTAAATGTGCATTGAACATCAGGCTGTGCGAGTTTTTCTGCGCTGACTTGATCAATCCTTGACTCAATCTTTTCGAAGGTACTCTTAATCAATGCGTCAACGTTTTCCTTGGCCTTTGTGGCTGCAATGGCTTCCAGCCGGGGGAAATTTTCTGTCATCAATAAATTGAAAAGCCTCTCACAATCGGCAAAACTAATACCTTGATTGAAGTTTCCTGTAACCTGTATTACTTTTGCGCCATCAGTCGCTTGAGCTTTTTGATTCATTGATTTTTTCTGCTCGAACATTTCCGCCTACTTGGATCACTGTGCCGCCTTTAACATTGGCGATTTGCGAAATCGATTTACTTCTTAAAATTTTACTCCCACCCCACACTAATGATATTAATGACACAAGCCCTAAAATTACCCCTGTATAAGTGGCCCAATCGGTGCCGATGTTTTTGTTTAACCAATCAAGCATATGTTTCCTCTACGGTAGGTGTAAGTTTAAATGCATAACGTTCGAAATAACCTGACTAACCTGACCGAAGAAGGCAATTTTTAACCATTTGTTCGCTTCATCATTTCCTATCGATTGAGAGGAACTTAGTCTCGCGTTGAGGTCAGGTAAGGGATCGACGTAAAGTACTCGCCGCCGGATAGCCTCGATCTTTCCCGAGGCGCCGGTGGCTGCGACGTCGAGCAAGTCAGGGTGAGGAAAGCGCTTCCGGACATGAGGCCGCATCTCTTCTTCACTCGAAAACATGTTGTATCGCAGGAAATCCACAACATCCTCACCAGAAAGACCTTGCATCATTTGTATTAGTTTGGGGTCGGGATCGGGCAATGTACTGGCAAAGGATTTAAAGTCCTCGAACGTCTTCGTCGGGACGGAGAAGATTGCCCAATACCAGAACAGCTCTCCGATCTCATCGTATTTTACTTCGCGTTTAAAAAATCGTTTCTTCGGAAGCTCCGGACGTTTAGCTTGGTGTTTGAGACTGACGTATTTCGCGGCTTCCTCAAACGAGAAAATTGATAGGGCAATTGTCGCTGCAAATTGCTCGCGTTCTAGTGCACCAAATGCCTCAAGGTATAGGCGTCCGGAATTCACTTCGATCGCATCAAGTGCAAGCACGATGAAATCTAACGTTTTCAATCAGTGGCGCGAGGTACGAGCGTCCAGCGCCAGAAGGGAGCGTGGTTAAGCGCAGGGTTAGAACGCTTCATCGGTGAGCACTCCAGTAGTTGCATAAAGCCAGTGCGCTTGGTGAACTCCAAACAGCTACACAGTATTGCGATTATTTTCTGGGTCAATACCGAATCTGTACTTGAATGCGCCTTCGACAACAGTATGTGCCTCTAAGGCTTTTAGATCCGGAGAGTCCAAGTCAGGCATGCTGACCAGTAGTTGAATCTTCACTGAGGTATCTCTTGGGAGAATAGAACTAGTGTGCCAAAAGAACAAGCCTCGGGTCACGCGCTCAAAAACTCGCTTGTAAAGTGCAAGAGGGACCAAAAATGTAAGACGGTTGGCTACTTCACCGTTTGGAAGAACCACGGGCACTTCACGAAGTGTGCTCATGAAAGTGGACCGCAATTGCGTGCTACGGAGTATGCTCTTATGCGCTCCCTTCTCCCACAGGATTTTCGCGGCTTCCGTTTGTTTTCCGATTTGCGCGCTAATATACAGGCGCAGTTCTTCGTCGTCTTTAGAACTTCCGTTGTTGCAGGCGCTGCACGCGGGCACAGTACGGAACTGCCCGGATAGTCCCTTAAAGAAACCACGCGGTGGCACATGTTCATCCGTAGTGGCGGGGTTTGTCTCGCATATGACGCAGATATCACTCTTGGGCGGCTGCATGAGGTAAGCGCTCTAACAAGTAATTATATAGTTTCAGCATATTTTCCATGCTTTAGAAATTAACAACAACAAAATTGTTACGTTTGTCAGAATAGCTAACTGTATATCATCCTAAAGAAAAGTTATACAGTTCTGCAGATCATTAAAGTATTCGCTGTCTCATACTATTTAGCTAGATTATCGGAGATTTATTGAGAGAAATTGACTGGATGATTCTGGCCAGAAGCAGCCATTTCAACAGTGCTAATTTAGTGAGGATCAAAGTGAATTATTCCGTATACTTGTCATTCTCCTATTCTCTCAAGGTTTTGGCAACATTCCAGGTTTTCAATACATCCCAATCACAGTATGAATTACTTCTATTTTCACCAAAGGCAATCACATGCGCGCAGTTTTTCTTGATTTCGGTTCCGTCACCCGTGGTGATATCGATTGTACGAGGCTGGAACAGGCTATATCTCCGTGGCATTATTATGAAGATACCGCCACAGAACAAGCTATTGAGAGAGTCAAGGATGCAGAAGTCGTTGTCATCAATAAAGCGCTGTTGGATCGTGCTGCATTATCATCTGCAAACCGCTTGAAATTGGTCTGCATTGCCGCTACCGGTTATAACAATATCGATCTCACAGCCGCGGCTGATTACAATATTCCTGTTTGTAATGTACGCGACTATGCCACACCTTCTGTGGTAGAGCATGTTTTCATGCTCATACTCAATCTTTCACGCCGTTTTATTGAGTATCAGCATCTGGTCAAGAATGGAGGCTGGCAGACAAGCGCCCATTTCTGTCCGCTTGATTTCGGTATTGAAGAGCTGTCAGGCAAAACGCTCGGGATAATCGGCTATGGTATGCTAGGAAAAGCAGTGGCAGAAATAGCCCAGGCATTTGGGATGCAATTATTAATTGCTGAGCATAAGGGCCAGCCTGCCCGCCCAGGACGTACGACATTTGATGAAGTGATTAGTCAGTCAGATTTTATTACCCTGCACTGTCCGCTTACAGACGCAACCCGCAACCTGATCAGTCAAAGAGAATTTGAGTTGATGAAACCATCCGCCTATCTCATTAATACAGCACGCGGTGGCTTAGTGAACGAAGCCGATTTACTAAAAAGCCTGTCTTCTGGCCGCATTGCCGGTGCAGCCACTGATGTTTTACAAAATGAGCCGCCTGTTGCAGGCAATGTATTATTGGAGTACCCGCAGCCCAATTTGATCATCACACCGCACATTGCCTGGGCCAGTAGAGAATCTCGTCAGCGCTTGCTCGATCAGATTGCAGGCAATATTCAGAATTTTTTCCTGAATAAACCGTTTAATCAGATCAAGGATGCATTAATCTCACGCCATAAGCATGATCAATAGCCTATTTCTCAAGGATAAATTCAACCTTATCTGATGGGAGTAAGCTTATTTCCCTGATTCCAGCCGATAATCACTTCGCGATCATGGCTGCGCTGTTTGTCATTGCCACGCTCGCTCTACTTGCAGAAAGAACCCGTGTGGGCGCGCTGCTAACCAGCGCTGTCATCGCGATACTTACTGCCATCATCACAGCGAATGTGAATATCATTCCGCATACAGCCCCTGCTTACGATTTTGTCTTCGCCTATTTTGTGCCTGTGCTGATTCCGCTCTTTCTGTTCAAGGCTGATCTCAGGCGACTCTTTTTTGAAACGACGCGCATGACGATGGCGTTTTTGCTAGCGTGCTTCGGCACTATCAGCGGCACAATCGTGGCCGTGTTGCTGCTCGATCTCTCCTCACTCGGAACAGGAGCGGCAATTGATGCTGCTTCGCGTGAGCCTGCGATCGCAGGGCTGTTTACCTCCACCTACATCGGTGGTTCAGTCAATTATGCAGCCTTGGGGGAAATCACCCGGCTGCGTAAAGATGCCTCATTTTTCTCAGCGGCCACGGCTACGGATAATCTGTTCAGTGCATTATATCTGGCCATGTTGGCGGTGCTGCCAAGTTGGCGCTGGCTTGCGCGACGCTACACTCCCCGCAATCACCATATCGCAAATTCAGAGCTTGAGCTGGGGCGCCCTACTCCATTGACTTTAGCCATGTCTCTAACGCTTGCGCTGCTGGTTGTGGCCACTGGGGATGCGCTGACGGGCTGGCTAGCTATTCCAGACTGGCGTTACGCAATGATTACGCTGCTGGCTGTCATGCTTGCCACCTTGTTTCCCAAGCAAATGGCGCGGCTGCATGGTGACTTTGAACTGGGCATGCTTTTGTCGTTGATATTCTTCGCAACCATCGCTGCAGGAGCCAATGTTTTGGCCATGATACAAATTGCACCGCTGCTGATCCTGTTGGTAGCCATTCTTTTGGTCGTACATGCGTTGATCACTTTCGGCTTCGGCAAACTGCTCGGATTTTCATTGCCAGAACTGATTACTGCTTCAAATGCGGCAGTGCTCGGTGCAACCACCGCGCCCGCCTTAGCCGCTGCCAAAGAGTGGCGCGATCTGATCACCCCTGGCGTGCTGGTAGGTGTTTTGGGTTATGCATTGGGAACCTTTGCCGGTACTGCG
Proteins encoded in this region:
- a CDS encoding LPO_1073/Vpar_1526 family protein, with translation MFEQKKSMNQKAQATDGAKVIQVTGNFNQGISFADCERLFNLLMTENFPRLEAIAATKAKENVDALIKSTFEKIESRIDQVSAEKLAQPDVQCTFNTAVQSAAKKGHKIDIDLLAELLEARIEKESSDYIDNCIEAAVEMVPKLTSEMLALLPALHFIQALNYNTPAELDAAFGAIYDRFLSKCVGMTSSKLKTMASIGVGNYINIMGGNTFSEMKKKYLHLQQTDVELNHPRMVEALKFYDQNNLHQLTLTTPGQVIAIKLLAKIFPSISLLACLQ
- a CDS encoding 2-hydroxyacid dehydrogenase, producing MRAVFLDFGSVTRGDIDCTRLEQAISPWHYYEDTATEQAIERVKDAEVVVINKALLDRAALSSANRLKLVCIAATGYNNIDLTAAADYNIPVCNVRDYATPSVVEHVFMLILNLSRRFIEYQHLVKNGGWQTSAHFCPLDFGIEELSGKTLGIIGYGMLGKAVAEIAQAFGMQLLIAEHKGQPARPGRTTFDEVISQSDFITLHCPLTDATRNLISQREFELMKPSAYLINTARGGLVNEADLLKSLSSGRIAGAATDVLQNEPPVAGNVLLEYPQPNLIITPHIAWASRESRQRLLDQIAGNIQNFFLNKPFNQIKDALISRHKHDQ
- a CDS encoding DUF819 family protein, with translation MAALFVIATLALLAERTRVGALLTSAVIAILTAIITANVNIIPHTAPAYDFVFAYFVPVLIPLFLFKADLRRLFFETTRMTMAFLLACFGTISGTIVAVLLLDLSSLGTGAAIDAASREPAIAGLFTSTYIGGSVNYAALGEITRLRKDASFFSAATATDNLFSALYLAMLAVLPSWRWLARRYTPRNHHIANSELELGRPTPLTLAMSLTLALLVVATGDALTGWLAIPDWRYAMITLLAVMLATLFPKQMARLHGDFELGMLLSLIFFATIAAGANVLAMIQIAPLLILLVAILLVVHALITFGFGKLLGFSLPELITASNAAVLGATTAPALAAAKEWRDLITPGVLVGVLGYALGTFAGTAVYQFWSWVVS